The DNA sequence CACATCCACGGCCACCACGGACGCTCTGGCTGCCACCGCACGACGGGCCTCATCGGGGTTGCGCACCTCGACGAAGGCGCTCATGCCCAGGGCCTCGGTGCGGTCCACCAGTGATTCCAGTTTGTGTTGATCCATGGCCCAGACCGCGAGTGGCAGTGCATCGGCGCCCATCACGCGCGCCTCGTGAATCTGATAGGGATCAATGATCAGATCGTCGAGTAATAAAGGGAGCGTCACCGCCAACCGGATATCCTCAATATCCTTCACCGCCGTGGCGAACTGTCCCCGCCGAACCGTGTAGCTGAGCATCGCCGCCCCGAGTTCCTCGACACGTGCGGCGAAATCCACTGGGTTGTGGTGATCAGCAAAATCCGAGGCCACTCGGTCGAAGGCGGCAATCACATTGCAGCCAGACCGCAGGAGAACCGACCGGACATCAATTACTTCCGGAGTACTGGATGACCGCGACTTCGCCTTCACATTCTGAAACGACACCTTCTCCTCACGTGCCGCAACTTCTGCTGCGACATCCTGGAGAATGCGGTTATCAACTGTAACCATGCCCGACCTCCTTCCTACACATGCAGGAATAAGGTTATCCCGAGTGCAGGTGGCTTAAGAAATCAGGTCTCCGGTTTCTAGCTCCGACCAGTGCTTTTACCACTACCCCCGGAAGCGTCAGTGGGATCAATGTCCTCATCAAGTGCGTCCCACATCACACGTCCAGAATCGGGTGCGGTCTCCAGGTCCGTCCGGATCTTCTCTGCCCGCGCCTGACGGCGTTCATAGCGGCTCGCCTGTGCCGGATCAGTACCGGGACGCATGGCCAGCAGCACACCACCGAACAGGGCCAGCGCGCAACCGATCAACGCCACCACAGCAGCCAGTGGATGATTGCTCACATCGGTGATCCCCGCCCATTCCGACAACAGGGTGCCGGAGTTGGCTTGTTGGCTGGCCACTCCTGAGGTCAGCAGCGTCCGGGCGCGTTCTGCATCCTCGGCGGTGGCCTCCCCGGTCAGCAGCGACAGCGGGGACAGGCTCGCAGCGATGGCCACTGCGGCTGAGATGACACCGATGATGCGTCGGCCCAGGCTGCGCAGCACCAATCCCGCCACACACGCCGCAGCCAGGACGAGCGCCAGAGCCATGATCTCCGTGGACCACACGGCTCCCACGATCGACTGGGTGGAGCTGCCCGATTTGTCATCGAACGCCTCCACCGTGATCCAGTTCATCCGGGAGCTGATCCAGACCACGAGGGCGCCAACTCCGATCATCAAGGCTGCCAGCACGCGGGGTTTCATAGTGATTCCTTTGCTCATTGTGTTGTGCGGCGTGCGGTGGCACGCCCCGCTGCCAGATGCTTATCGACGTGCTACGCCGACGGCCCCAGCAGGGTGTCTGCATCGAAGCAGGTGCGGTCGCCGGTATGGCAGGCGCCTCCGGTCTGGTGGACAGTGACCAGGACGGTATCACCATCACAATCCAGGGACACTCCCGTCACCTCCTGCACATTGCCCGATGTCAGCCCCTTGATCCAATATTCATCACGGGAACGGGAGTAGTAAGTGCCCCTGCGGGTGGCC is a window from the Corynebacterium faecale genome containing:
- a CDS encoding TIGR02234 family membrane protein produces the protein MKPRVLAALMIGVGALVVWISSRMNWITVEAFDDKSGSSTQSIVGAVWSTEIMALALVLAAACVAGLVLRSLGRRIIGVISAAVAIAASLSPLSLLTGEATAEDAERARTLLTSGVASQQANSGTLLSEWAGITDVSNHPLAAVVALIGCALALFGGVLLAMRPGTDPAQASRYERRQARAEKIRTDLETAPDSGRVMWDALDEDIDPTDASGGSGKSTGRS
- a CDS encoding indole-3-glycerol-phosphate synthase yields the protein MVTVDNRILQDVAAEVAAREEKVSFQNVKAKSRSSSTPEVIDVRSVLLRSGCNVIAAFDRVASDFADHHNPVDFAARVEELGAAMLSYTVRRGQFATAVKDIEDIRLAVTLPLLLDDLIIDPYQIHEARVMGADALPLAVWAMDQHKLESLVDRTEALGMSAFVEVRNPDEARRAVAARASVVAVDVTGYHGPKTLPEAFAGICEVLPKETVRLVVGGCWTPRELMAYARHSADAIYVPHNPLAATKSLVSAGMHPACPSR
- the hisI gene encoding phosphoribosyl-AMP cyclohydrolase; translated protein: MSDNPAEFELDPAIANRLKFNDAGLIPAIVQATDTREVLMMAWMDTHALAYTLATRRGTYYSRSRDEYWIKGLTSGNVQEVTGVSLDCDGDTVLVTVHQTGGACHTGDRTCFDADTLLGPSA